A stretch of Ipomoea triloba cultivar NCNSP0323 chromosome 11, ASM357664v1 DNA encodes these proteins:
- the LOC115996110 gene encoding uncharacterized protein LOC115996110, translating into MNGVETVDNGEEASNRCLQRVTYSEMLIGGQAGQEEEQDEVFDDKCPDAVEGTERCPVIKLSKEEKKALHRPLKLALIIKVLGRKVGYNYLLSRIKALWRPKSRMDLVALENEYFVVRFGSIDDYNYAKLGSPWMVMDHYLIVKEWVPNFDPLQDKTEKVLVWVWFPSLPMEYYNFSFLNKVGKEIGKPIKIDESTGLVSRGKFARMCVEVDITKPLLSKFSLKENVR; encoded by the coding sequence ATGAATGGGGTGGAAACTGTTGACAATGGAGAGGAGGCGAGCAATCGATGTCTCCAGAGAGTCACTTACAGTGAAATGCTCATAGGAGGTCAAGCAGGACAAGAGGAGGAGCAAGACGAAGTGTTCGATGATAAATGTCCAGACGCTGTTGAAGGAACAGAGAGATGCCCGGTTATCAAGCTGTCGAAAGAGGAGAAAAAGGCATTACACCGTCCATTGAAACTAGCCTTGATCATCAAAGTGCTAGGTAGAAAAGTCGGCTACAACTACCTACTGAGTAGAATCAAAGCTCTATGGCGACCAAAGTCAAGGATGGATTTAGTGGCtcttgaaaatgaatattttgttgTGAGGTTTGGCTCCATTGACGACTATAATTACGCTAAACTTGGAAGTCCTTGGATGGTGATGGACCACTACTTGATTGTAAAGGAATGGGTCCCTAATTTTGACCCGTTGCAAGACAAAACGGAAAAGGTTTTAGTTTGGGTCTGGTTCCCGTCTCTTCCAATGGAGTATTACAATTTTAGCTTTCTGAACAAGGTTGGTAAAGAAATAGGGAAACCCATTAAAATTGATGAGTCCACCGGTTTAGTGTCAAGAGGTAAATTCGCAAGGATGTGTGTGGAAGTGGATATCACCAAACCACTACTCTCAAAATTCAGTCTCAAGGAAAATGTTAGGTGA
- the LOC115996111 gene encoding uncharacterized protein LOC115996111 — translation MPEMYEPFGSWMLAAKKPRRGRQTNGRIATGEKEDRHRGKEAITLTGPRNILGATRFDILGMEEGEDVEVQENTDRNNESSLQRQGKGLMEMDDLEHHGDTPDDSEFLMEDDGIPDWATSKGFLRAAKHMIKNFKPLLLCLLESKISGNQADQVCRKLAFDQWVHDDKQRDWYLACVYGSPSLHLRNKLWDDLGRHKRGIDGPWLVLGDFNAVSCREEVSNPTSFSDSRFNKWLDTKGLVDVGFTSPKFTWTRGNSVETFKGVWLDRAVCSTDFLDIFPGIHAHHLVSSHSNHVCLLVRLEQNTRTRSKGRFVFNAAWTVQENFNEVVGLNWDPKANLKTNLQQTAKALIDWSKNGLGTTFKRKSRVQIKTMVREYYVHLFSKDHISIWSKCPINSFPEINLDTWRDLYKDCTTEEVKSAMFEMAPFKAPGPDGFHADFFQKAWAIVGNHLTTYTRDFLNTGIIPEGLNDRLVALIPKIKHLDKLSHFRPISLCNVIYKLITKILTNRIKGIVREAIGPEQSSFVLKRQITDNIMVFQEILQSMKKKTGAVGQMVIKIDLEKAYDRLSWQFIRETLEEVGFRTDWIQKVMQCIETAKLSVLWDGELSVLWDGEQLDWIKPKRGIRQGDPISPYIFVLCMERLSHIIKEATINETCRGIKISRYGPTLTHLFFVDDMVLFAEATEEQERW, via the exons ATGCCGGAGATGTATGAGCCATTTGGGTCGTGGATGCTAGCAGCGAAAAAACCAAGGCGTGGCAGACAGACTAATGGTAGAATAGCTACGGGTGAAAAAGAAGATAGGCATAGAGGGAAGGAAGCCATTACACTAACCGGACCTAGGAATATACTTGGGGCTACAAGATTTGACATTTTGGGCATGGAAGAAGGTGAAGATGTAGAGGTCCAGGAGAACACTGACCGGAACAACGAGAGCTCATTACAGA GACAAGGAAAGGGGCTGATGGAGATGGATGATTTAGAACATCACGGCGACACCCCGGATGACTCGGAGTTCTTGATGGAAGACGATGGCATACCGGATT GGGCAACGTCTAAGGGATTCCTTAGGGCTGCAAAACATATGATCAAGAACTTCAAACCTTTGCTACTTTGCTTGTTGGAATCGAAAATCTCTGGAAACCAAGCAGACCAAGTGTGCCGAAAACTTGCATTTGACCAATGG GTTCATGATGACAAACAAAGGGACTGGTATCTCGCATGTGTTTATGGCAGCCCCTCTCTTCACCTAAGAAATAAACTTTGGGATGATCTTGGAAGACATAAGAGGGGTATCGACGGTCCTTGGCTTGTTCTGGGAGACTTTAATGCGGTCTCATGCAGGGAGGAAGTGAGCAACCCAACGAGTTTTTCGGACAGCAGATTCAACAAGTGGCTAGACACGAAAGGACTAGTTGACGTGGGTTTCACTAGCCCAAAATTTACATGGACAAGAGGCAATAGCGTGGAAACATTCAAGGGAGTTTGGCTTGATAGAGCAGTCTGCTCGACAGATTTCCTCGACATATTTCCAGGAATACACGCTCATCACCTTGTGTCTTCACATTCTAACCATGTGTGCCTTCTTGTCAGATTGGAACAGAATACTAGGACGCGCAGCAAGGGCCGATTTGTTTTCAACGCAGCATGGACAGTCCAGGAGAATTTCAATGAAGTGGTGGGCTTGAATTGGGATCCGAAggcaaatttaaaaactaatcTCCAGCAGACTGCTAAAGCTCTTATTGATTGGAGCAAGAACGGTCTAGGTACgacttttaaaagaaaaagtcGAGTTCAAATTAAGACTATGGTAAGGGAATATTACGTTCATCTTTTCTCTAAAGATCACATATCAATATGGAGTAAGTGCCCAATCAATTCTTTTCCAGAGATTAATTTAGACACTTGGAGAGACCTTTATAAAGACTGCACTACTGAAGAGGTTAAAAGTGCCATGTTCGAAATGGCGCCTTTCAAAGCCCCTGGCCCTGATGGCTTTCATGCCgacttttttcaaaaagcttgGGCAATCGTAGGTAACCACTTGACTACATATACCAGGGATTTTTTGAATACTGGAATTATACCAGAAGGGCTGAACGACAGACTTGTGGCTCTTATTCCTAAAATCAAACACCTTGACAAACTATCCCACTTCCGTCCTATTAGCCTTTGTAATGTGATATACAAACTGATCACCAAGATTCTTACAAACAGAATCAAAGGTATTGTTCGTGAGGCGATAGGTCCTGAGCAAAGTAGTTTCGTCCTGAAAAGACAAATAACGGACAATATTATGGTCTTCCAAGAAATCCTTCAATCTATGAAAAAGAAGACAGGTGCAGTGGGTCAAATGGTAATTAAAATCGACCTCGAGAAAGCTTATGATCGCTTATCTTGGCAATTCATTAGGGAGACTCTTGAGGAAGTGGGGTTCCGAACGGATTGGATTCAAAAGGTTATGCAATGTATTGAGACTGCCAAACTTTCTGTCTTGTGGGATGGGGAACTTTCTGTCTTGTGGGATGGGGAACAACTTGATTGGATAAAACCTAAGAGGGGAATTAGGCAAGGAGACCCAATTTCCCCCTACATCTTTGTCCTATGCATGGAAAGGTTGAGCCACATCATCAAGGAAGCAACCATAAACGAAACTTGCCGTGGAATTAAAATTTCAAGGTATGGCCCTACTCTTACTCATcttttttttgttgatgacaTGGTTTTGTTCGCAGAAGCCACCGAGGAACAGGAAAGGTGGTGA